In Magnetospirillum sp. XM-1, a single window of DNA contains:
- a CDS encoding ATP-binding protein, producing MGVVPPVAGIELGRIEQGESEAPGFGRLRRWLIAAFVSANLFLVIAYLVVVWLGPRYTMEETGRSMRTLALALSEQVEATIRSEAAILTSLQREIRARGGVDAFSETAWYEMFMAHLNLFSDDPADKPLHALFFVNANGVASASSVSNPTRQADASMRPYFAFHRDRPGDELFISELSQSKITGLWVFFLTQRISGEDGSFQGVIGISLRVNRFEDLFERLRLPADGTIAIHRLDGAPLYRYPFTEAFAQTQPGAFPGLGAMIAKRSGHDERVSPFDGSSRIIGYNVGRSYPVLAVATVTREGALAGWRRTLSWFTGLGIAALGLGGMLFAFSLKHLGSLEREAWLRRLSEAVDQNPNMIITTDPDGVIDYANPSFCRFTGFSLDEVIGKTPRIQKTEETPPETYAELWRTILGGNEWRGELLNRCKDDSTYWASVVISPVIDEGGKLRGFVGQQEDISERKRIEGRVAELVAELKQSNEELEQFAYVASHDLRQPLRMINSYMELLRRKLKPAFDDEASEYFAFATDGAKRLDRMIADLLEFSRIGRQSSMEPVDLNGVLADGLRNLGIAIRDAGAKVQVADGLPTVRGDRSELTRLFQNLIGNAVKYCPPDRAPQVEVSCRDTGHEWLFAVQDNGIGIDPECLDKVFGIFQRMVSREQYEGTGIGLAVCRKVAEHHGGRIWVESEVEQGSTFFLSLPKA from the coding sequence ATGGGGGTGGTTCCGCCGGTCGCCGGAATCGAGTTGGGCAGAATCGAGCAGGGCGAGTCCGAGGCGCCCGGATTCGGGCGCCTGCGCCGCTGGCTGATCGCGGCCTTCGTTTCCGCCAACCTTTTTCTCGTCATAGCCTATCTGGTGGTGGTGTGGCTGGGGCCGCGCTACACCATGGAGGAGACGGGGCGTTCCATGCGCACCCTGGCCCTGGCCCTGTCCGAGCAGGTGGAGGCGACCATCCGCTCCGAGGCGGCGATCCTGACCTCGCTGCAGCGTGAAATCCGGGCCCGCGGCGGGGTCGACGCCTTCAGCGAGACCGCGTGGTACGAGATGTTCATGGCGCATCTCAACCTGTTCAGCGACGACCCGGCCGACAAGCCTCTGCACGCCCTGTTCTTCGTCAACGCGAACGGTGTCGCCTCGGCCAGCTCGGTCAGCAATCCCACCCGCCAGGCCGACGCTTCCATGCGGCCCTATTTCGCCTTTCATCGCGACAGGCCGGGCGACGAGCTGTTCATCAGCGAGCTATCCCAGTCCAAGATCACGGGGCTGTGGGTGTTCTTCCTGACCCAGCGCATCAGCGGTGAGGACGGGTCCTTTCAAGGGGTGATCGGCATTTCGCTGCGCGTCAACCGCTTCGAGGATCTGTTCGAGCGCCTGCGCCTGCCCGCCGACGGAACCATCGCCATCCATCGCCTGGACGGCGCGCCGCTCTATCGCTATCCCTTCACCGAGGCTTTCGCCCAGACGCAGCCGGGGGCGTTTCCCGGCCTGGGGGCCATGATCGCCAAGCGCTCGGGACATGACGAGAGGGTCAGTCCCTTCGACGGCTCCTCGCGCATCATCGGCTACAACGTGGGACGCAGCTACCCCGTCCTGGCCGTGGCGACCGTGACCCGCGAAGGCGCCCTGGCCGGGTGGCGCCGGACGCTGTCCTGGTTCACCGGGCTGGGAATCGCCGCCCTGGGGCTGGGCGGGATGCTATTCGCCTTCTCGCTCAAGCACCTGGGCAGCCTGGAGCGCGAGGCCTGGTTGCGGCGCCTGTCCGAGGCCGTCGACCAGAATCCCAACATGATCATCACCACCGATCCCGACGGGGTGATCGACTATGCCAATCCCAGCTTCTGCCGGTTCACGGGGTTCAGCCTGGACGAGGTGATCGGTAAGACCCCGCGGATTCAGAAGACCGAGGAAACGCCGCCCGAAACCTATGCGGAGTTGTGGCGCACCATCCTGGGCGGCAACGAATGGCGCGGCGAATTGCTCAACCGGTGCAAGGACGACAGTACCTATTGGGCCTCGGTGGTCATCTCGCCGGTCATCGACGAAGGTGGGAAGCTGCGCGGCTTTGTCGGACAGCAGGAAGACATCAGCGAGCGCAAGCGGATCGAGGGGCGGGTGGCCGAACTGGTGGCCGAACTCAAGCAGTCCAACGAGGAGCTGGAGCAGTTCGCCTATGTGGCCTCCCACGATCTGCGCCAGCCGCTGCGCATGATCAATTCCTACATGGAATTGCTGCGCCGCAAGCTGAAGCCGGCGTTTGACGACGAAGCCTCGGAATACTTCGCCTTCGCCACCGACGGCGCCAAGCGACTCGACCGCATGATCGCCGATCTTCTCGAGTTCTCGCGCATCGGCCGCCAATCCTCCATGGAGCCCGTCGACCTCAACGGGGTGCTGGCCGACGGGCTGAGGAACCTTGGAATCGCCATCCGCGACGCCGGGGCGAAGGTCCAGGTGGCCGACGGCCTGCCCACCGTCCGGGGTGACCGTTCCGAACTGACCCGCCTGTTCCAGAACCTGATCGGCAACGCCGTGAAGTACTGCCCGCCGGATCGTGCTCCGCAGGTGGAGGTGTCATGCCGCGATACCGGGCACGAATGGCTTTTCGCCGTCCAGGACAACGGCATCGGCATCGATCCCGAATGCCTGGACAAGGTGTTCGGCATCTTCCAGCGCATGGTCAGCCGCGAGCAGTACGAGGGTACCGGCATCGGACTGGCGGTGTGCCGCAAGGTCGCCGAACACCATGGCGGGCGCATCTGGGTCGAGTCGGAGGTGGAGCAGGGCTCCACCTTCTTCCTCAGCCTGCCGAAGGCGTGA
- a CDS encoding alpha-glucosidase/alpha-galactosidase, producing MKNITKIAFLGAGSMSFGLSTFRDMFSSDTLAGSTLVLVDHDPQALARMKDLAERMNAEGKAGMIIEATTDRRAAFDGASVVINSVAIDRMRLWKMDFEIPKKHGIRQTLGENGGPGGLFFTMRTLPLIFEITRDMEELCPNALFLNFSNPESRIVLALGKYSPIKSMGLCHGIFMARGALCHITGQSWHDTECWGIGLNHFQWMLQFRNRWTGEDLYPLLREKEPSFDPTFQPFSRKMFNIYGLWPSCSDDHMGEYLAFGWEGGEEGHDYAGDARERVELQQTIEGVLKGGPLPDEWKHSVGERTNVVVDGIINNRHHYLESAVLMNNGTIPNLPPDLAVEVPAIVDAAGVHPVSLGPLPEPIQKLALVQAGVQQLSVEAAVHASKELALQALLADPVVNSSDAAVKLLDELWEINKPYIRKCV from the coding sequence AGAACATCACCAAGATCGCCTTTCTCGGCGCCGGCAGCATGTCGTTCGGGCTGTCCACCTTCCGCGACATGTTCTCCTCGGACACCCTGGCGGGGTCCACCCTGGTGCTGGTGGACCACGACCCGCAGGCCCTGGCCCGCATGAAGGACCTGGCCGAACGCATGAACGCCGAGGGCAAAGCCGGCATGATCATCGAGGCCACCACCGACCGCCGCGCCGCCTTCGACGGGGCTTCCGTGGTGATCAATTCGGTGGCCATCGACCGCATGCGGCTGTGGAAGATGGATTTCGAGATCCCCAAGAAGCACGGCATCCGCCAGACGCTGGGCGAGAACGGCGGACCGGGCGGGCTGTTCTTCACCATGCGCACCCTGCCGCTGATCTTCGAGATCACCCGGGACATGGAGGAGCTGTGCCCCAACGCGCTGTTCCTCAACTTCTCCAATCCGGAAAGCCGCATCGTCCTGGCGCTGGGCAAGTACAGCCCCATCAAGTCCATGGGCCTGTGCCACGGCATCTTCATGGCGCGTGGCGCGCTGTGCCACATCACCGGCCAGTCCTGGCACGACACCGAGTGCTGGGGCATCGGCCTCAACCACTTCCAGTGGATGCTGCAGTTCCGCAACCGCTGGACCGGAGAGGACCTCTATCCCCTGCTGCGCGAGAAGGAGCCCTCCTTCGACCCCACCTTCCAGCCCTTCAGCCGCAAGATGTTCAACATCTACGGCCTGTGGCCGAGCTGCAGCGACGACCACATGGGCGAATACCTGGCCTTCGGCTGGGAGGGCGGCGAGGAGGGCCACGACTATGCCGGCGACGCCCGGGAAAGGGTGGAACTGCAACAGACCATCGAGGGCGTTCTGAAGGGCGGGCCGCTGCCCGACGAGTGGAAGCATTCGGTGGGCGAGCGCACCAACGTGGTGGTGGACGGCATCATCAACAACCGCCACCACTACCTGGAATCGGCGGTTCTGATGAACAACGGCACCATTCCCAACCTGCCGCCCGATCTGGCGGTGGAGGTCCCGGCCATCGTCGACGCGGCGGGCGTGCATCCGGTCTCGCTGGGGCCGCTGCCCGAACCCATCCAGAAGCTGGCGCTGGTCCAGGCCGGCGTGCAGCAATTGTCGGTGGAAGCCGCCGTCCACGCCTCGAAGGAACTGGCGCTGCAGGCCCTGCTGGCCGATCCGGTGGTCAACTCCTCGGACGCCGCCGTCAAGCTGCTGGACGAGCTGTGGGAGATAAACAAGCCCTATATCAGGAAGTGCGTTTGA